The Fulvivirga maritima genome segment GTAACCAAATTACTCTCAAATAGTAATATTCCACTTGCCGGATTAGAACTTATCTCCGAGCAGGAGAAAGAAATGGTTCTGAGAGATTTTAATAATACCAAAGAGGAATATCCTAAAGATGTAACATTAGATTATTTATTTGAAAAACAAGTAGCAGACACTCCTGATAATATTGCACTTATATTTAAAGATCAACAACTTACATATTTGGAGTTAAACCAAAGGGCCAATCAATTAGCTAGGAAGTTGAAGACACTGGGAGCTAAAAAGGGGGAGGTGATCGGCATTGTGCTTGATCGTTCTATGGAATCTATCATTAGTATTTTAGCCGTGCTGAAAATGGGAGGTGTCTATTTACCAATTGATATAGAGCAGCCGGAAAACAGGTTAAGAGAAATTTTGTCTTCAAGTGGCATTAAATTTCTGGTGGCTGACAATGATCTAAATTCAAGGTTTCTAGATAATATTTTATTTGTAGACTCGAAGGAAATCATAAGCAATGATAAAAGTAATTTAAATGGGGGGCATAGCTCTCTAGACCTTGCTTACATTATCTCTACTTCTGGAACAACAGGAACACCAAAGGGTGTAATGGTTACTCATAAAAATGTAATTAATCTGATTTATCATAGAAAGAGAGTATTCAATATTTGTGAAAAAGATAGGGTCTTACAGTTTTCAAACCTTAGTTTTGATGCTTCTGTGGAGCAAATATGGCTATCATTCTTATCTGGAGCAGGCTTAGTTCTAATTTCTTCGGAAACAATTATTGATAATGAATTATTTAATAAATATATAAAAGCACACCATGTAACTCACCTTGATACTACGCCTTCTTTCCTAAATAGTATTGAGTTGGACCCAAACAATAATTTAAAAAGGATAATTATTGGAGGCGAGGAGTGTAATTTGAAACTAGCTCGAGAACTCTCCAATCAATATGATTTATATAATGAATATGGAACTACTGAAACCACGGTAACTTCAGTCGCCGTAAGGGTCACTTGCCCAGATTTGGATACACTAAGAGTGCCAATTGGTAAGCCTATTGGCAATACTCAAGTTTATATTCTTAATGAGCAGATGTGCCCACTTCCCGTAGGAATTAAGGGCGAAATGTATATTGCTGGAGATGGTGTTGCATTAGGGTATATGAATAACTCAATCCTGACTAGTCAAAGGTTTTTAAAGAATCCATTTTCTAATAATGGGAAATTATATAAAACAGGAGATGTTGCAAGGTGGATGCCAGATGGTAATATTGAATATTTTGGTAGAATAGATAAACAAGTTAAGATAAGAGGATTCAGAGTAGAATTGAAAGATATTGAAGACCAATTACTTAATCATCCCAACATTAAATCTGCGGTGGTATGTCTTTATGGAGAAGAGTTATCGAAGTATTTAGCTGCTTATTATGTATCAGATAGTGATTTAGATGAAGCTCAGTTAAAGGAATTTTTAACCAAAAGAATTCCAGGCTATATGGTTCCTTCTCATATCGTTCAATTATTCAAGATGCCATTAACTATTAGTGGAAAAGTCGATGACAGAAATCTTCCGGAGCCTAAGTTGGCCGAATTAAAGTTTGAGCCACCGGAGAATGAAATAGAGAAATCTTTGACTCAAATATGGGCTGGAATATTAAAAATTGAGAAGAATCATATCTCTGCCACACATAACTTTTTTGATATTGGAGGCCATTCATTAAGGGCGACTATGTTGGTAAATCAAATCAATAAGCACTTTAGCACAGCCATTTCATTGAAAGAGGTTTTTGAAAAAACAACCATAAGACAACAAGCTGATCTTGTTAAAATCAACAGTTGGCTTAATGATAGCAATCAGGAGAATGATGAGAAACATGAAATTACAATATAAATAGGCATATGGATCAACTGCTTTTAAAGCTTAATGCACTTGGTATTGATATTAGAGTAGATAAAGGTCAGCTTAGGTTAAATGTGCCAAAAGACTTTACAGATACTAATATTTTGGAGGAAGTACGGGCTTACAAACAGGATTTGATAGCTTTTATTTCAGAACGTACTAATATTAATGCTATCAAAAATATTCCTAAAGCAAGTAATAAAGAATTTCATCAACTCTCACCGGCTCAAAGACGTATATTCATATTGCATGAGATCGATAAAAAATCTCTTGCCTACAATATGCCGCACATATTGAAGATTCATGGAAAGGTTAATGTACAGGTTTTAAATTCGATATTCAAACAACTTATAGAACGACATGAAAGTTTAAGAACGTCATTTAAAGTGCTTAATGATGAACCTGTACAAAAAATTGAGAACAGTTTTGAATTTCAGATAGAAGAGTTTGAAAATGAAAGCGAATCGGTTGTAATCAATAGATTTATCAGGCCATTTAATTTGTCAAAAGCGCCTTTATTTAGGGTAGGCCTGTTAAGCCTGAGGGGGGATGAATACTTATTGCTAATAGATATACACCATCTAATTTTTGACGGTGTGTCATTTAGTATTCTAATTAATGATTTCGTTGCTCTATATACTGAGGTTAGTTTACAACCAGTGAACTTGCAATATAGAGACTATTCTGAATGGCTTCAACATGACAATTTTAAGTTAGAACTTTTAAGGCAAAAAGAATTTTGGCATTCGATTTATAAAGAAGAAGTAAGCACACTGGATTTGCCAAATGATTACTCAAGGCCATTAAATAAGTCCTTTAATGGTTCCTCCCTTTCTTTCGAGCTTGATAAGGAAAGTACTGAAAACTTAAGCCTTATAGCTGATATGCAGAATAGTACTCTCTTTGTGATAATGCTTTCTGTTTTTAAGGTACTATTGAGTAAGTTAAGTAACCAGGAAGACATTATTATAGGTACGCCCACAGCAGGGCGTATTCATGCCGATTTAGAAAGTACTATAGGTATGTTTGTTAATACTTTGCCTTTGCGGACTAATGTGGCAGGCCATTTATCTTTTTTAGATCTGGTCTCTGAATTAAAGAGACATACATTGGCAAGTTTTGACAATCAAAGTTATCCATATGAAGAGCTTGTAGACGAGCTGAATATACCTAGAAATTCAAGCCGTAATCCATTATTTGATGTTATGTTTGTCTATCAGAATTTGGAAAATTCTTTGATAGAGCTTCCTGATTTAGAACTTTCTGCATACCATAACAACCTAAATTTCTCCAAGTTTGATTTAACTCTGTCATTGGGTGAAAATGATGGCAAGCTTTCTTTAAACTTTACTTATTCCACAGATTTATTTAAGTGTGAGACCATTGAGAGATTCATTCTGTATTTAAAAAATATTGTAAAATCAGTTATTTTAAATCCTCAGATTTCTATTTCAGAGATTGATATCCTTCCTCCTAAAGAAAAGGATAGACTTCTGAATGTTTTCAATGACAATGCATTGGCTTATTCAAAGGACTCTTTAATACATGAAATTTTCCAAGAAGAATCATTCAATAGTCCCGAAAAGGTAGCCGTCATTTGTAATGGACAAAGCATCTCCTACAAAGAATTAAACGAGAGGTCTAATCAACTGGCTAATTATCTTTCAAAGAAGGGTATTGGCGAAGGTGAGATCATAGGTCTTCTAATGATTAAATCAATTGATTTGGTTGTGAGTATATTAGGCGTCTTAAAAACTGGAGCTGCCTATTTACCAATGGATATTCACCATCCTGCAAATCGTAACAGGTATGTTGTAGAGTCCAGTGGGATCAAGAGTTTGATTGTAACTAAGACTACTGATGAGGTAAATGATCTTGGGGTCAACATTATAAGCGTTGAAAATGAAGAAATCACTAATGAGAGTATAGATTATACTGCCCCATCCTTAAATGGAGATAATATGGCTTATATCCTGTATACATCAGGTTCTACTGGTATTCCAAAGGGAGTTATGATCAAGCATAGTGCTGTTCTTAATTTAATTGCTTCTCAAACAAAAGAATTTGCAATAACTAAGGAAGATAATATTTTACAGTTTTCAACGGTTATTTTCGATGCATCTGTTGAACAAACATGGTTAGCTCTTTTAAATGGAGCTACTCTAGTGCTTTTGGATAATAGAACGATTACTGATAATAAGAGCTTTAATGAGTTTTTGAAAGAGCATTCAATTACACACCTACACGCCACTCCTTCTTTTTTTAGAAACAGTAGATTTGTTAAATGGTAATAAAATAAAAAGAGTAGTTGCTGGTGGAGAGGAATGTAAAAAGTCTTTGGCTAATAAGTTTTGTGAGGAATATGATTTTTATAATAAATATGGCCCTACAGAAACTACTGTTACCGCCACCATTAAACATGTAAAGAGAAGGGTAGAAGCGAAGGTTCCTATAGGTAAGCCAATAGGTAATATAGATGTATACATTTTAGATAAAAACAAATTGTTGCTCCCTGAAGGGGCAATAGGAGAGCTTTATATTGGTGGAGATGGAATGGCTCTGGGGTATTTAAACAATGAAAAATTAACGGAAGATACGTTTATCTCTAACCCATATAGAATAGGTTCGAAGATTTATAAAACAGGCGACCTTTGTCGATGGAATTCTGATGGAGAATTAGAGTATTTTGGTCGGATAGATCACCAGGTAAAGGTTAGAGGATATCGTATTGAGTTAGGTGAAATAGAACATCATCTAGCAGGTTATAAAGACGTAGAAGAGGTTGCCGTAGTAGCCAATGAAAGGGCTGGAGATAAGGAACTTGTGGCTTATTATGTGTCTAAAAATGAGTTGGGTAGTGCTTTAATAAAGAAGTATTTAATGAAAAGCCTTCCTGAATATATGGTGCCAACCACATATATTCATTTATCACAAATGCCATTTACCTCTAGTGGTAAAATTGATAGGAAATCGCTGCCTAAGCCTATTCTTGAAGTGAGTGGTGTTAATTTGCCAGAGACCCATCTAGAGGAGGTGCTATTAGATATTTGGGGCCAGATACTTAAATTAGACAAACAGTTTATTGATATAGACAGGAGCTTTTTTGATTTAGGAGGACATTCACTTCGAGCAGTACTTTTAATTAACAGAATTCATAAAGATCTATCAGTAGACCTACCACTGCGAGTTATCTTTCAGCATCAGGATATTCGTAGCCTTGCTGGTTATATAGAGGGTCAGGATCAGGTGGCGTATCTATCTATTCCGAAGGCACGAGTTCAG includes the following:
- a CDS encoding non-ribosomal peptide synthetase, producing the protein MDQLLLKLNALGIDIRVDKGQLRLNVPKDFTDTNILEEVRAYKQDLIAFISERTNINAIKNIPKASNKEFHQLSPAQRRIFILHEIDKKSLAYNMPHILKIHGKVNVQVLNSIFKQLIERHESLRTSFKVLNDEPVQKIENSFEFQIEEFENESESVVINRFIRPFNLSKAPLFRVGLLSLRGDEYLLLIDIHHLIFDGVSFSILINDFVALYTEVSLQPVNLQYRDYSEWLQHDNFKLELLRQKEFWHSIYKEEVSTLDLPNDYSRPLNKSFNGSSLSFELDKESTENLSLIADMQNSTLFVIMLSVFKVLLSKLSNQEDIIIGTPTAGRIHADLESTIGMFVNTLPLRTNVAGHLSFLDLVSELKRHTLASFDNQSYPYEELVDELNIPRNSSRNPLFDVMFVYQNLENSLIELPDLELSAYHNNLNFSKFDLTLSLGENDGKLSLNFTYSTDLFKCETIERFILYLKNIVKSVILNPQISISEIDILPPKEKDRLLNVFNDNALAYSKDSLIHEIFQEESFNSPEKVAVICNGQSISYKELNERSNQLANYLSKKGIGEGEIIGLLMIKSIDLVVSILGVLKTGAAYLPMDIHHPANRNRYVVESSGIKSLIVTKTTDEVNDLGVNIISVENEEITNESIDYTAPSLNGDNMAYILYTSGSTGIPKGVMIKHSAVLNLIASQTKEFAITKEDNILQFSTVIFDASVEQTWLALLNGATLVLLDNRTITDNKSFNEFLKEHSITHLHATPSFFRNSRFVKW
- a CDS encoding non-ribosomal peptide synthetase, with translation MPRESMLNKKQLEANKNLIAKSYWKRRFEEFQSNTYFEGYRSQFQDSEENEVSLVIEKSFSNILDQVVGSPKGKHLLLLAAFGVFVQKCTSLSDVCILTPVYQEYKESYDINHVIPVRINKGGEFSFSEFLGYVKRTFLEDLKFGNYPLERILGLSLRDLGLLSSVGILVDNVQDEKPLDVISTDLKFIFNSDIHLKLNVKYNNKKFDESYVKVIAELFLNFVTKLLSNSNIPLAGLELISEQEKEMVLRDFNNTKEEYPKDVTLDYLFEKQVADTPDNIALIFKDQQLTYLELNQRANQLARKLKTLGAKKGEVIGIVLDRSMESIISILAVLKMGGVYLPIDIEQPENRLREILSSSGIKFLVADNDLNSRFLDNILFVDSKEIISNDKSNLNGGHSSLDLAYIISTSGTTGTPKGVMVTHKNVINLIYHRKRVFNICEKDRVLQFSNLSFDASVEQIWLSFLSGAGLVLISSETIIDNELFNKYIKAHHVTHLDTTPSFLNSIELDPNNNLKRIIIGGEECNLKLARELSNQYDLYNEYGTTETTVTSVAVRVTCPDLDTLRVPIGKPIGNTQVYILNEQMCPLPVGIKGEMYIAGDGVALGYMNNSILTSQRFLKNPFSNNGKLYKTGDVARWMPDGNIEYFGRIDKQVKIRGFRVELKDIEDQLLNHPNIKSAVVCLYGEELSKYLAAYYVSDSDLDEAQLKEFLTKRIPGYMVPSHIVQLFKMPLTISGKVDDRNLPEPKLAELKFEPPENEIEKSLTQIWAGILKIEKNHISATHNFFDIGGHSLRATMLVNQINKHFSTAISLKEVFEKTTIRQQADLVKINSWLNDSNQENDEKHEITI